A window of Aurantibacillus circumpalustris genomic DNA:
GCAACTTCTACAACGGCAGAAAATCAAACACTGAGTTTTCCAATGTACGTGCATAGTATTCCAAGTAACAACGACAATCAAGATATCGTAAGCATGGGTGCAAATTCAGCTCTGATTGCGCAAAAGGTAATAAACAATACGTATGAAGTCATTGCAATTGAGTTTCTTGCTTTAATACAAGCCTTAGATTATCTCAATTTTGAGCCAAAAATTTCACAAAAAGCCCGCAATTATTACAAAGATCTCAGGGGCTTGGTGCCTGTATTTAAAGAAGATAGCACTAAATATCAGGATCAGCGCAAAATTGTAAACTATTTAAAAAGTAAAATATAAGTTTTAAAAAATAATATTTTGTTAAATTTGTATTAACATAGCACTCAGCACGTATGACAAAATTCGCTTTAGTTACAGGAGGTTCAAGGGGTATAGGAAGGGCTGTTTGCGTTACCTTGGCCGAAATGGGCTATAATGTTCTTATAAATTATCAATCAAACGAAGCAGAAGCCAATAAAACCCTTGCACTTGTAAAAGAAAAAGGCGTTAGTGGCGAGATTATGAAATTTGACGTGTCTAAATTGGAGGAAGTTACCGCCGTTTTAGATACTTGGATACAAGCAAATAAGGATAATCAAATTGAAGTGCTTGTTAACAATGCCGGGATTCGTAAAGACAATCTTATGATGTGGATGAGCGATACTGAGTGGCATTCTGTTATGGATATTGCAGTAGACGGCTTTTTTTATGTGACGCGTTTGGTTATTAAAAACATGCTTGTAAAAAAATACGGGCGTGTTATAAACATTGTGTCGCTTTCTGGGTTAAAAGGTTTACCGGGACAAACAAATTATTCAGCTTCAAAAGCAGCCGTTATTGGTGCAACCAAGGCTTTATCGCAAGAGGTAGGTCGCAGGGGAATTACGGTAAATGCTGTTGCTCCTGGTTTTATTAAAACTGAAATGACACAGGACTTGAATGAAAAAGATTTTAAATCATTAATACCGATGAATCGTTTCGGAGAAGTGCAAGAAGTGGCAGATGTTGTTGGTTGGTTAGCTTCTAGCAAATCTACTTACGTTACTGGCCAGGTAATTTCGGTGAACGGAGGCTTGTATTCATAGGAGAATAAAAATGAGAAGAGTAGTAATAACAGGATTGGGTATTTGGTCATGCTTAGGCGACAACCTCGAAGAAGTGAAAAAGTCTTTGTTTGAGGGAAAGTCTGGTATTGTGTACGATGCCGAAAGAGAACAGTGGGGTTATCGCTCTTGTCTTACCGGTAAAGTATCGACACCACAACTAAAAGGAGTTTTAGACAGACGTGCCCGTGTGCAGCTTTCTCAAGAAGCGGAATACGCTTATCTTTCTACATTAGAAGCATTGAAAAATGCTAAAATGGATCAAGAATGGATTGATAAAAACGAAGTAGGTATTTTATTTGGCAACGATAGCTCAGCAAAAGCGGTTATGGAAGCCATTGACATTGTACGTGCTAAAAAAGATACTACTCTTATTGGATCGGGTTCTATATTTCAGTCAATGAACTGCACAGTCACTATGAACCTTTCAACCATTTTTAAATTAAAAGGCATCAATTTCACAGTGAGCGCTGCTTGTGCAAGCGGATCGCATTCAATTGGAATGGCTTACTTAATGATAAAATGGGGTATGCAAAACCATATCATTTGCGGTGGCGCTCAGGAAGTAAATCCTTTTGCATTTGGAAGTTTTGATGGCCTCAGTGCTTTTTCGATTCGCACAAATGAACCTACCAAAGCTTCTCGTCCTTTCGACCGAGATCGTGACGGTCTTGTGCCTAGTGGAGGATCTGCTACCGTTATTTTAGAAGACTATGAGTCAGCTGTTAAACGCGGGGCTCCTATTTTAGCGGAAGTAATCGGGTATGGTTTTTCATCAAATGGCGAACATATTTCAAATTCAAGTGTTGATGGTCAGGTGCGTTCCTTACAAATGGCTCTTAAGGATGCCAATATTTCGGAATCTGAGATCGACTACATAAACGCTCATGCTACTTCAACCCCTGGTGGAGATTTTGCGGAAGCAATTGCAATTGATCAGGTATTTGGAGCCAGTAAACCACTTGTAAGTTCAACAAAATCAATGACGGGCCACGAATGCTGGATGGCCGGAGCAAGCGAGATCGTTTACTCCATGTTAATGATGCAAAACGATTTTGTGGCTCCAAATATTAACTTCGAAAATCCGGATGAAGCCTCAGCAAAACTCAACATTGCAAGTAAAACTGTTGATAAAAAAATAAATACTTTCCTTAGTAATTCTTTTGGATTTGGCGGAACAAACTCAACTTTGGTAATTAAAAAAATATAAGCGCTTAAACAATATCACACACAAATGACAAAAGACCTAATCATATCAAAAGTAAACGAATTTTTAGTAGATGAATTCGAGGTAGAAAGCAGTAAGATTGTGCCTGAGGCTAATATGCGTGAAACACTTGATCTGGATAGCCTTGATTACGTTGACCTTGTGGTAGTAATTGAAAGTAATTTTGGATTTAAAGTGGTGGGTGAAGACTTTATCAACATTCATTCTTTTCAAGATTTTTACGACTACTGCCACCAAAAAGTTAGTCAAAAAGACGCTGCTTAAAATTAAAAATGTCTAACAAGAGCAAGTGGGAAGGGAAAACCAGAGGCGGGCTAAGTGGGCATAAAATTTTTGTATTTATTCTCAATACATTCGGGCTACACATTGCATATTTTTTCTTGCGATTTGTAGCTTTTTATTTTTTTTTATTTAGTAAATCCACTAAAACCTCACTAAACTATTTTAGGAAAATTCACGGCTACAAAGGTTTAAAGGCCTACGGAGCCACTTATCAAAATTATTTTTTATTCGGCCAGATTTTATTGGATAAAGTGGCTCTTCTTTCAGGCGTAAAAACCAACTTCACAATAAATCACGATGGTCACAATGAAAACCTCGCTAATCTCAAAAGCTCCGGCAAAGGCAGTATTTTGCTTAGCGCCCACATTGGTAATTGGGAAATTGCCGGTCAAATGCTTGATTCGCTGAACACCAAATTTAATGTCCTCATGTACGACAATGAGGTAGAGAAAATGAAGGAATACATGAGTCGTGTGATGGGTAAAAAAAGTTTTAATGTGATTGCAATACGTGATGGTGATATGGGGCACTTGGTAGAATTACACAAAGCATTCGCTAACAATGAGCTTGTGGTGATGCACGGTGATCGATACCTGCCAGGAACTGCTACCATTGAAAAAAACTTTATGGGTAAACTCGCAAAATTTCCCGCAGGACCTTTTGTAATGGCCGCTAAATTCGGTGTTCCAATCACCTTAGTTTTCGCAGTAAAAGAAACAAAAAATCACTACCATTTTTTTGCCCGCAAACCCATTGAAGTCAAAAGAGCACGCACTAAAGAAGATACCGACTTAGTTGTAAAAAATAGTTCTGATCAATATGTCCGCGAACTGGAATTCATGCTAAAAAAGTATCCAACTCAATGGTTTAACTTTTATGATTTTTGGAAATAGATTTTATATAATCGGTATCACACTCTTTACCAAGTTTTAACCAGGTTCTATTTCTCTTTCTTGTTTAAAAATTCAATTTTCCTTACCTTTATCCACCCTATAAATGCCTGTTAAATATATATTTCTCTTAGTTTTATCGAGCTGGCTTAGCTTTTTTTCCGCTCAAGCTGCAATCAACAGATCTTCATTCTATTCTGCCATGATGCATGAAAATTTAGATGTTATCGATCACGAACTAGATAAATTAAACAAAAATAGCATTGGCGAAGCGTTTAAAGGTGCTTTGATGATGAAAAAATCAGGTTTAGTCAAGCCAGCAAAAGACAAATTGAGTTTTTTTAAAGAAGGGCGAAAAAATCTCGAATCTGCTCTAAAAAAAGATACAAGTAATGTAGAATATCACTTTCTAAGGCTCATTATTCAAGAAAACACTCCCAAAATTGTTAATTACAATAGTGAAATTAAACGTGATGCTTCGTATCTTCGCGAAAACTATAAAAACCAGACAATTGAATTACAAAAGGTTATTTTCAGTTACAGCAAAAAATCTAAAACATTAAAACCGGAAGATTTTAAAAACGAATTGCATGAGTAAAAAAATACTAGTTCTTTACTATACCCAATCTGGTCAACTAGCTGATATTTTAAACAGTTTTGTTAGTCCTTTAGTTAAGGCTGGGCATAGCATTGAAACCCTTGAAATTCATCCACAAATTGAGTACCCGTTTCCTTGGACAAGCAAACAATTTTTTTCTGTGATGCCAGATTGTGTTTTAGGCGCGCCAACTGAACTTAAGCCGTTTCAATTAAAAGAAACTAAATACGACCTTATTGTGTTGGGCTACCAAGCATGGTTTCTTTCACCAAGTATCCCAATTAATTCTGCTTTAAATGACTCTAAAATACGGGCGGTTTTAAACGACACTCCCGTTATTACAGTAACTGGCGCTAGAAACATGTGGATTAGTGCACTTGAAAGGGTTAAGCAAGTTCTTAAAGAAACCAATGCAAAACATGTAGGTAATATTGCTCTAGTAGATAAACACCATAACTTGATAAGTGTGATTACCATTTTATACTGGATGTTTACAGCAAAAAGAGACAAGTTCTTGGGCCTGTTTCCTAAACCTGGAGTTTCTGACGCAGATATAGAACATACAAGGGTGTTTGGAGCTCTCGTAGATAAACACCTCTCACAAAATGATTGGAATGGCTTACAAGATGAACTATTTGTACAGAAATCTGTTGTGGTGAATTATAATCTCATGTACACCGAATCAAAAGCAACACGCCTTTTTGGCATATGGGCAAATTTTATTGTAAAAAGGAAAAATAGAGGTCCTTGGCTTGTTGTATTCAAGTATTATCTTATTATTGCACTGTTTATTGCAGCCCCAATTATCCTCACAATAAACACGATATTTTTTAAACCATTTTTAAGAACAAAAACTAAAAAACAATTAGCATATTACGCAGGAATAAATTAATCTATGTCTTTTAAACCAGTTTATATTACCAATACTTCCTCGTTTTTTCCAAACGATCCTATTTCGAATGATGAGATGGAGGAATACTTAGGTTACCTTAACAACACCCCCTCTCGATCAAAAGGAATTGTATTACGTAACAACGGAATTAAACGTCGTTTCTACGCCCTTACAAAAGGAGGAAAAATTACGCATACCAACGCACAAATGACTGCGCTTGCCGTTAGAGCTCTCTTCAAAAATCCTGAGGGCTTAAAATCATTTCAACTTTTAAGTTGTGGTACTTCTTCTCCCGATCAACTAATGCCTTCGCACGCCGCCATGGTGCACGGTTGGCTACCTGAAACAAATTCCATTGAAGTGGTTTCTTCAGCAGGTGTTTGCTGCGCTGGAATGCATGCATTAAAATATGCTTACATGTCGGTTAAGACTGGAGAATCTGAAACTGCAGTAGCAGCAGGCTCTGATAGAATTTCTGCTTCCATCGTTTCTAATAATTTTGAAGATGAAATTCAAAAATTAAAAGAACTTTCTGATGATCCTTATATTGGTTTCGAAAAAGAATTTTTACGCTGGATGCTCTCTGACGGTGCATCTGCTTTTTTACTCACAGACAAACCAAATGAAACAGGCATTAGTTTAAAAATTGAATGGATAGAAGGTTTTTCATATGCCAACGAATTGCAAGCATGTATGTATATGGGCGCAGACAAAAACGAAGATGGCACCATTACAAGTTATTTAGATTATACGCCACAAGAAATGGTAAACAAATCCATTTTCACCATTAAGCAAGATGTAAAATTATTAAGTAAAAACATTGTCACATTAGGTGGCGTAGGCCTTAAAAAGGTTTTAGCAAAACACAAATTCGATTCAAACGACATCAATTATTTTTTACCGCATTTATCGAGCGAGTTTTTTAAAGATAAAGTTTACAACCAACTGATAGAAAACGGCACACCAATTCCTTACGAAAAGTGGTTTATTAATTTACCAACCGTAGGTAATGTTGGTGCGGCCTCAGCTTATTTAATGGTAGACGAATTATTTAAAAGTGGTAAATTAAAAAAAGGAGAAAAAATTTTATTACTTGTTCCCGAGAGCGGAAGATTTTCTTACATGTACACTTTGTTTACCGTTTGTTAGAATTGAATAATGAAAAAAGAAGATATTCCACAAGATAAAAGTGCACTCGACAAATTCACCAAAGAATTGTGTTATGCTGTGGATAGTTCTGGCAACTATGTTACTGGCCTCAGCAGAGGTTGGGATGTAAAAGCAACAGCCCTTGATTTAACCTGGCAGGATATTGACAAACGAATAGCAGAAGTAAAACAAAAAGTACTGAACAAAGAAGCTAGTCCCCTACTCTTTTTCTTGGAACTGCGTTTAATGGATTTAACCATACTTGCAGCTTACTCAGGTTTTTGGCAATGGCAAATAAAAAGACACATGAAACCAGAAGTCTTCGAAAAATTATCAAAAAGAAAATTAGAAAAATACGCCAAAGCATTTAATGTTAGTGTTGAGCAATTAAAAACAATGAACGTAAATGCAGAATGAATTTAAACACCTTCAAGCAGCGCACTGCGAAAACGGAGTAACTACCAACCTGCTTAAAAACATTGGCGTTACCATTACTGAACCGCTAGCGTTTGGGATTGGCTCTGGACTATTTTACATCTACATTCCTTTTTTAAAAATAAATAATGGTCCCGCAATTGCTTTTAGAACCATGCCAGGAAATATTTTTAAACGTACTTGCAAAAGTTTAGGAATACCGGTAGTTCGGAAAAAATTCAGCTCCGAAAAAGACGCAGAAAAATTTTTAATGGAATGCGTTGCCGCTAAGCAGCCGGTAGGTTGCCAGGTAGGTGTTTATTATCTGACTTACTTTCCAAAAGAATACCGTTTTCATTTTAACGCACATAATTTAATTGTGTACGGAAAAGAAGGCGATAATTTTTTAATCAGTGATCCGGTAATGGAGGATGTTACCACGCTTAGCAGTTTTGAATTAGAACGCGTGCGTTTTGCGAAAGGACCATTTGCTCCTAAAGGACAATTGTATTATCCAAAAGAACACACACAAGTAACAGAAGAACAATTAAAAAAAGCCATTGTAAAAGGAATTAAACTCAACGTGCGCGATATGCTTCATATACCAGGAAACATTGCAGGCGTAAAAGGAATTCGTTATACCGCTAACAAAATTAAAAAGTGGCGCGACACACTCGGTCTTGAAAAAGCGGGTTTATACCTTGCGCAATTGGTGCGTATGCAAGAAGAAATTGGAACCGGCGGCGGCGGCTTTAGATATATTTACGGCGCTTTTTTACAACAGGCACAAGCCTATCATCCGAACGCTCCTTTAATGGATCTTTCTAAAAAATTTACACAATCAGGAGATCTTTGGCGCAGTGCTGCCGTGCAAGCTTCCGGAATTTATAAAGGGAGAATTACTGCACAACAAGATTTTAATGTGATGGCGGATTATTTATTCGAAATTGCAGAATTAGAAAAACAAGCTTTTACATCGCTTTCAAAAATAAAATGGTAAATGAACATTCAGGCTGTAGACATACAAGAACTGGATTTTACTTACACAAATCCTTACCACAAATGTTTTAGTGGACTTAACTTACAAATAAATAAAGGCGATCGCTTTGGTTTGTTTGGCCCTAATGGCGCGGGAAAAACAACGCTCATGAGTTGTATGACGGGGCTTCTTTCTTTCAATAGCGGATCAATTCACCTTTTAGGAATAGACTTAAAAAAAAACCCGAAAGAAGTTAAAAAACTGATTGGTTTTGTCCCACAAGACCTTGCCTTCTATCAAGAATTAAGTCCGAAAGAAAACTTCGAATACTTTGGAGCACTTTCAGGAATGGATAAACAGAGCATTAAAACCAGATCCCTTGAGTTGCTTGATATTCTCGGCTTAACAGAAATGAAAGATAAAGCTGTTCACACGTTTTCAGGAGGCATGAAACGTAAAGTGAATCTTGCAATTGGCGTGATGCATAATCCTTCTTTATTGTTTTTAGATGAACCTACTGTGGGTGTGGATATTCAAACCCGTCACATTATTATTAATTTTTTGAAAGAATTAAATGCAGCCGGAACAACGCTTGTATACACCTCACACCAATTGAGCGAAGCGCAAGAACTTTGCACCAACATTGCATTGATCTATGAAGGAAAAATAATTGAGCACGATACACTTGAAAATTTATTTCAAAAACATAAAGAAAAAAGTCTGGAAGGTTTGTTTATAAAACTAACTGGGAAAAATTATCAGGAAGTGGATGTTTAAATTGTGGACAAGCATACAAAAAGACGTTCGTTTATTAACGCGCGACAAAGTAGGTTTACTACTCATGTTTGCCATGCCCATTGTACTGGCTATTTTAATCGCAGCCATTCAAAACAACACCTTTAAATTGGTTAACGACAATAAAGTTGGTTTGCTTATTTACAATAACGATACCAGCAAAATTTCCAATCAATTTGTCACAGCCATTAGAGAAGCTGGCATGTTTGAGGTTTCAGAGCTTAGTAAACAATCAAACGAAAAAGAACTTGCTTTAGAAATGGAAAAACAGGATGCACTTGTGAGCATTGTTATTCCTGAAAACTTTTCTTTTAAAGTAGAAAAAAAATCGAAAGTCCTCAGCGCCCTGGTTTTTAACGATCTTGGTTTAGGTACAGACACTTTAAATAAAAGCGCGGGTCCTGTTGATTCTGTCGCAATTTATTTTAATCCGGTGTTGCAAGAATCTTTCCGTCAATCGATTGGCGGAGCTGTTAGAGCTTCATTGCAATTAATAGAAAACAAACAATTGATAAAAAACTTGTATGCCCTCGTTGATGAAAACAAATTGCCATCAAAGTTGGAAGACGATATTCTTAAAAGTCAGATTCCCATCCAAGAACTAACTGCTGCGCGCAACGGTAGTAAAATTATTCCAAATGCGACGCAACATAATATTCCGGCATGGACTGTTTTTGCTATGTTTTTCATCGTTATTTCTTTAGGAAGTAATATCGTGAAAGAAAAACTTAACGGCAGTTTCGTGCGTTTAAAAACATTGCCGACAAATTATTTAATCTCACTTTTATCAAAACAAATCACCTACCTAAGTGTTACACTGTTGCAAGTGGCCGTTATTTTTACTTTAGGAATTTATTTATTCCCCGCGATGGGTTTACCGAAACTAAATTTACCATCCGATTTATTTGCGCTCTTCGTTGTTTCTTTTATTTGCGGTTGGTGTGCGGTGAGTTACGCTATTTGTATTGGTGTATTTGCAAACACGCAAGAACAAGCCAACGGTTTTGGCGCGGTGACTATTGTGATTCTTGCCGCCATTGGTGGGTTGCTGGTTCCTTCGTTTGCCATGCCAGATTCGTTTAGAATTCCGATGAAATTATCACCACTACACTGGTGTCTGGAGGCCTATTATGGATTATTTTTAGAAGACGGAAAATTAAAAGATATTCTAATGAATATTATACCTTTATTGGGAATTACATTTTTACTTCAGCTCATTTCGCTCTGGGGTTTAAAAAGAAAAAATTTGATTTAAATACATATGGAAACAACTGCCTTAAAAGAAGA
This region includes:
- the fabG gene encoding 3-oxoacyl-ACP reductase FabG, translating into MTKFALVTGGSRGIGRAVCVTLAEMGYNVLINYQSNEAEANKTLALVKEKGVSGEIMKFDVSKLEEVTAVLDTWIQANKDNQIEVLVNNAGIRKDNLMMWMSDTEWHSVMDIAVDGFFYVTRLVIKNMLVKKYGRVINIVSLSGLKGLPGQTNYSASKAAVIGATKALSQEVGRRGITVNAVAPGFIKTEMTQDLNEKDFKSLIPMNRFGEVQEVADVVGWLASSKSTYVTGQVISVNGGLYS
- a CDS encoding beta-ketoacyl-[acyl-carrier-protein] synthase family protein produces the protein MRRVVITGLGIWSCLGDNLEEVKKSLFEGKSGIVYDAEREQWGYRSCLTGKVSTPQLKGVLDRRARVQLSQEAEYAYLSTLEALKNAKMDQEWIDKNEVGILFGNDSSAKAVMEAIDIVRAKKDTTLIGSGSIFQSMNCTVTMNLSTIFKLKGINFTVSAACASGSHSIGMAYLMIKWGMQNHIICGGAQEVNPFAFGSFDGLSAFSIRTNEPTKASRPFDRDRDGLVPSGGSATVILEDYESAVKRGAPILAEVIGYGFSSNGEHISNSSVDGQVRSLQMALKDANISESEIDYINAHATSTPGGDFAEAIAIDQVFGASKPLVSSTKSMTGHECWMAGASEIVYSMLMMQNDFVAPNINFENPDEASAKLNIASKTVDKKINTFLSNSFGFGGTNSTLVIKKI
- a CDS encoding ABC transporter permease; its protein translation is MFKLWTSIQKDVRLLTRDKVGLLLMFAMPIVLAILIAAIQNNTFKLVNDNKVGLLIYNNDTSKISNQFVTAIREAGMFEVSELSKQSNEKELALEMEKQDALVSIVIPENFSFKVEKKSKVLSALVFNDLGLGTDTLNKSAGPVDSVAIYFNPVLQESFRQSIGGAVRASLQLIENKQLIKNLYALVDENKLPSKLEDDILKSQIPIQELTAARNGSKIIPNATQHNIPAWTVFAMFFIVISLGSNIVKEKLNGSFVRLKTLPTNYLISLLSKQITYLSVTLLQVAVIFTLGIYLFPAMGLPKLNLPSDLFALFVVSFICGWCAVSYAICIGVFANTQEQANGFGAVTIVILAAIGGLLVPSFAMPDSFRIPMKLSPLHWCLEAYYGLFLEDGKLKDILMNIIPLLGITFLLQLISLWGLKRKNLI
- a CDS encoding BtrH N-terminal domain-containing protein, which codes for MQNEFKHLQAAHCENGVTTNLLKNIGVTITEPLAFGIGSGLFYIYIPFLKINNGPAIAFRTMPGNIFKRTCKSLGIPVVRKKFSSEKDAEKFLMECVAAKQPVGCQVGVYYLTYFPKEYRFHFNAHNLIVYGKEGDNFLISDPVMEDVTTLSSFELERVRFAKGPFAPKGQLYYPKEHTQVTEEQLKKAIVKGIKLNVRDMLHIPGNIAGVKGIRYTANKIKKWRDTLGLEKAGLYLAQLVRMQEEIGTGGGGFRYIYGAFLQQAQAYHPNAPLMDLSKKFTQSGDLWRSAAVQASGIYKGRITAQQDFNVMADYLFEIAELEKQAFTSLSKIKW
- a CDS encoding LpxL/LpxP family acyltransferase; amino-acid sequence: MSNKSKWEGKTRGGLSGHKIFVFILNTFGLHIAYFFLRFVAFYFFLFSKSTKTSLNYFRKIHGYKGLKAYGATYQNYFLFGQILLDKVALLSGVKTNFTINHDGHNENLANLKSSGKGSILLSAHIGNWEIAGQMLDSLNTKFNVLMYDNEVEKMKEYMSRVMGKKSFNVIAIRDGDMGHLVELHKAFANNELVVMHGDRYLPGTATIEKNFMGKLAKFPAGPFVMAAKFGVPITLVFAVKETKNHYHFFARKPIEVKRARTKEDTDLVVKNSSDQYVRELEFMLKKYPTQWFNFYDFWK
- a CDS encoding beta-ketoacyl-ACP synthase III, translated to MSFKPVYITNTSSFFPNDPISNDEMEEYLGYLNNTPSRSKGIVLRNNGIKRRFYALTKGGKITHTNAQMTALAVRALFKNPEGLKSFQLLSCGTSSPDQLMPSHAAMVHGWLPETNSIEVVSSAGVCCAGMHALKYAYMSVKTGESETAVAAGSDRISASIVSNNFEDEIQKLKELSDDPYIGFEKEFLRWMLSDGASAFLLTDKPNETGISLKIEWIEGFSYANELQACMYMGADKNEDGTITSYLDYTPQEMVNKSIFTIKQDVKLLSKNIVTLGGVGLKKVLAKHKFDSNDINYFLPHLSSEFFKDKVYNQLIENGTPIPYEKWFINLPTVGNVGAASAYLMVDELFKSGKLKKGEKILLLVPESGRFSYMYTLFTVC
- a CDS encoding phosphopantetheine-binding protein, which produces MTKDLIISKVNEFLVDEFEVESSKIVPEANMRETLDLDSLDYVDLVVVIESNFGFKVVGEDFINIHSFQDFYDYCHQKVSQKDAA
- a CDS encoding ABC transporter ATP-binding protein; the encoded protein is MNIQAVDIQELDFTYTNPYHKCFSGLNLQINKGDRFGLFGPNGAGKTTLMSCMTGLLSFNSGSIHLLGIDLKKNPKEVKKLIGFVPQDLAFYQELSPKENFEYFGALSGMDKQSIKTRSLELLDILGLTEMKDKAVHTFSGGMKRKVNLAIGVMHNPSLLFLDEPTVGVDIQTRHIIINFLKELNAAGTTLVYTSHQLSEAQELCTNIALIYEGKIIEHDTLENLFQKHKEKSLEGLFIKLTGKNYQEVDV